In the genome of Paenibacillus pabuli, one region contains:
- a CDS encoding MinD/ParA family protein — MKDQAASLRSMVSMPNEVEERGSNSRSSKIITVASGKGGVGKSNFTLNFALSLQAMGQKVLVFDADIGMANIDVLMGTSSPYNLYHLLYRQKSIQEIIQLGASGLPYIAGGSGMKELFSLSDRDLEFFAAQVEEIAQEMDYVIFDTGAGLSRENMKFIGAADECLIITTPEPTSITDAYALVKVMHGQENATPFRMIVNRVEDQQEAERVADKIAGVAKRFLQIDIPLLGYISEDAQVVKAVKRQVPYSLAFPNAKASRDIQKLAHHYLAAPAAPGSETLTGIRGFMKKWLKRTT; from the coding sequence ATGAAGGATCAGGCAGCCTCACTCAGAAGTATGGTCTCCATGCCTAACGAAGTGGAGGAAAGAGGAAGTAATTCACGTTCCTCCAAAATTATAACTGTTGCCAGTGGAAAGGGAGGGGTTGGCAAGTCCAATTTCACGCTTAACTTTGCACTGAGCTTACAGGCAATGGGGCAAAAGGTATTGGTGTTTGATGCAGATATAGGTATGGCTAATATCGATGTCCTAATGGGGACCTCATCTCCCTATAATCTGTACCATCTGTTATACCGACAGAAATCCATACAGGAAATCATACAGCTTGGTGCAAGCGGGTTGCCTTATATCGCCGGAGGTTCGGGGATGAAAGAATTATTCTCTTTGTCAGATCGAGATCTGGAGTTTTTTGCTGCACAAGTTGAGGAGATTGCACAGGAGATGGACTATGTCATTTTTGATACAGGGGCAGGACTTTCCAGAGAAAACATGAAATTTATCGGTGCAGCCGATGAATGCCTGATCATCACCACACCTGAACCGACTTCAATAACAGACGCTTATGCATTAGTTAAAGTTATGCATGGTCAGGAAAATGCCACACCCTTTCGGATGATCGTTAACCGGGTTGAAGACCAGCAAGAGGCAGAACGGGTGGCGGATAAAATAGCTGGAGTGGCAAAGAGATTTTTACAGATCGATATCCCGCTGCTTGGATATATTTCCGAAGATGCCCAGGTTGTCAAGGCCGTTAAAAGGCAAGTCCCATACAGCCTGGCATTTCCAAATGCAAAAGCTTCAAGGGATATACAGAAACTCGCACATCACTATTTGGCTGCACCTGCTGCTCCGGGATCCGAGACCTTGACAGGAATCAGAGGATTTATGAAAAAGTGGCTGAAGCGGACAACATGA
- a CDS encoding protein-glutamate methylesterase/protein-glutamine glutaminase, translated as MAVYQVMVVDDSAFMRKIVSDLIEADSEFKVTATASNGKEAIQKAIDLKPDVITMDVEMPEMNGLDALKSIMKQSFVPVIMLSGINEQGMKETIMALEAGAFDFIRKPSIVHDQDIAQVGKALVERMRAAMDEIKRKADREASMNKRDEAQSKLLQQSQRVQVDSPLQDRKGALKKTIEPSQSGMRHGSGQVESFREKPKQPTVPQTKQNMGRLDKTLESLRDANKASTSTDKLAKPNKPTQNSKENRLSNISRLAEQETATASAEPSRDIAREITSHKGADGSFNKLVAIGCSTGGPRALKTLLEQLPGDLPAPVIIVQHMPPNFTRSLAQRLNTFSELHVVEAEEGMVLRKGTAYIAPGSFHVKVNKTADGRFTIKLTEEDPVNGHRPSVDTMFESLLPYTSLQRHLVLLTGMGSDGARMMKKLYEAGVTSTFAENEETCVVYGMPRSAVELQCVRHLLPLQEIAPKLVQAVK; from the coding sequence ATGGCGGTGTATCAAGTAATGGTTGTCGATGATTCCGCTTTTATGCGTAAAATTGTTTCAGATTTAATTGAGGCAGATTCGGAGTTTAAGGTTACGGCAACAGCATCAAATGGTAAGGAAGCTATTCAAAAAGCAATTGATTTGAAGCCCGATGTCATCACTATGGACGTCGAGATGCCTGAAATGAATGGGTTGGACGCATTAAAATCGATCATGAAGCAGTCCTTCGTTCCGGTGATAATGCTCTCGGGTATCAATGAACAAGGCATGAAGGAGACCATCATGGCGCTCGAGGCAGGTGCGTTTGACTTCATTCGTAAGCCATCGATTGTGCATGATCAGGATATTGCCCAAGTAGGTAAAGCACTGGTTGAGCGGATGCGAGCAGCAATGGATGAAATCAAACGAAAAGCCGATCGTGAAGCGTCGATGAATAAACGGGATGAAGCACAGAGCAAACTGCTGCAACAATCCCAACGAGTTCAGGTTGATTCCCCTTTGCAAGACCGCAAAGGTGCTTTGAAGAAAACAATAGAACCTTCCCAATCAGGAATGCGACATGGCAGCGGACAAGTTGAATCCTTTAGAGAAAAACCGAAGCAGCCTACTGTTCCGCAGACGAAGCAGAATATGGGACGCTTGGACAAAACGTTGGAGTCTTTGCGAGATGCAAATAAAGCCTCTACTAGCACTGACAAATTAGCAAAACCAAACAAGCCAACCCAGAATTCCAAAGAAAACCGGTTGTCCAATATATCTCGATTGGCAGAACAGGAGACAGCTACAGCATCAGCTGAGCCATCCAGAGATATTGCCAGGGAAATAACGTCTCATAAGGGAGCGGACGGATCATTTAACAAACTTGTGGCTATTGGTTGTTCAACTGGAGGGCCGAGAGCTCTCAAGACTTTGTTGGAGCAATTGCCAGGTGATTTGCCTGCTCCAGTCATTATTGTACAGCATATGCCGCCTAACTTTACCCGCTCCCTTGCCCAGCGATTGAATACGTTCAGTGAACTGCATGTGGTTGAAGCTGAGGAAGGCATGGTTCTACGAAAAGGAACGGCCTACATTGCTCCTGGCAGCTTTCATGTCAAAGTCAACAAAACTGCCGATGGAAGGTTCACTATAAAGCTGACAGAGGAAGATCCAGTCAATGGACACAGGCCTTCAGTAGATACGATGTTTGAGTCGCTGCTGCCGTATACGTCATTGCAACGGCATCTGGTTTTGCTGACAGGGATGGGCAGTGATGGTGCTCGTATGATGAAAAAATTGTATGAAGCAGGTGTCACATCAACCTTTGCAGAGAATGAAGAAACTTGTGTTGTGTATGGTATGCCGCGTTCTGCTGTAGAGCTGCAATGCGTGCGTCATCTTCTGCCCTTGCAGGAGATTGCGCCTAAACTTGTTCAAGCTGTGAAATAA
- a CDS encoding chemotaxis protein CheW, protein MDMNQYLSMFIDESNDHLQSLNENMLQLEGSPEDLGIVQVIFRSAHTLKGMAATMGFEDLASLTHKMENVLDLVRNEKLKMQDFIFDTLFKSLDALENMVQDITGGGEGKADVSSIVASLQAIESGEWTGGTAPAAAVSPSPSTVTPSAVELDEFQYSVLDQSIAEGHRVLYIEVLVSEQSQLKGVRAYMVFDLLERSGEIVKSFPTVQDIEQEKFERSFSLYYITTKEAQELEKGIMSISEIESAKVIQLDQETLQQMTNQAAATAEVEVVPVPAPVDAPSTSNSSSKEEPKKPATTKTAAPKQAAAPSRTIRVDIERLDVLMNLFSELLIDRSRLEQLASETGNNDLSDTVAHLSRVSTDLQNIVLKLRMVPVDTVFNRFPRMIRDLAKTLDKKIDLVISGAETELDRTVIDEIGDPLVHLLRNAVDHGVESIAERVAAGKPEMGTVNLRAFHSGNHVFIEIEDDGKGIYRDNLLKTAIKRGVVTEEQGAKMSDDEVNQLLFAPGFSTADKISDISGRGVGLDVVKSKITSLGGNVTIHSTPGKGTNFSVQLPLTLSIIAAMLVRLGSEKYAVPLSSIVETAIVQREQVRNIHGNKMITFRESLVPYLSLSEVFGVPDFNDADEQETEIVVIRKGERLAAIAVEEFIGQSEIVLKSMGTYLPAIEGISGATILGDGQVALILDPNAFIK, encoded by the coding sequence ATGGACATGAATCAATATTTATCTATGTTTATTGATGAGTCTAATGATCATCTGCAGTCCCTTAACGAAAATATGCTTCAATTAGAAGGCAGTCCGGAGGATCTGGGAATTGTTCAGGTCATATTCCGTTCTGCTCATACGTTGAAGGGTATGGCTGCTACAATGGGTTTTGAGGATTTGGCATCATTGACGCACAAAATGGAAAATGTGCTGGATCTGGTGCGCAACGAAAAGTTGAAAATGCAGGATTTCATTTTTGATACCCTGTTCAAAAGTTTGGATGCTTTGGAGAATATGGTCCAGGATATTACCGGAGGTGGAGAAGGTAAAGCGGATGTCTCCTCCATCGTAGCTTCTCTCCAAGCCATTGAGAGTGGTGAATGGACGGGAGGTACTGCTCCCGCAGCCGCAGTAAGTCCATCCCCAAGTACAGTAACACCAAGTGCGGTTGAACTGGACGAATTCCAGTATTCTGTATTGGATCAGTCCATAGCTGAAGGTCACCGCGTGCTTTATATTGAAGTTCTTGTCAGCGAGCAAAGCCAGCTGAAGGGTGTACGTGCATATATGGTCTTCGATCTGCTGGAACGCTCGGGTGAAATTGTTAAATCGTTCCCAACCGTTCAGGATATCGAACAAGAGAAGTTTGAGCGCAGTTTTTCGTTGTATTACATAACGACCAAAGAGGCGCAGGAACTTGAAAAAGGCATTATGAGCATCTCTGAAATTGAAAGTGCCAAGGTCATTCAGCTGGATCAAGAGACTCTCCAGCAAATGACCAATCAGGCAGCAGCCACAGCTGAAGTAGAAGTTGTACCTGTTCCTGCTCCAGTAGATGCACCATCGACATCAAATTCTTCATCGAAAGAAGAACCAAAGAAACCGGCAACCACCAAAACAGCTGCACCTAAACAAGCTGCTGCACCTTCACGTACCATCCGAGTGGATATTGAACGTTTAGATGTACTAATGAATTTGTTCAGCGAGTTATTGATCGATCGTTCGCGTCTGGAACAGTTGGCCAGTGAGACGGGCAATAATGATTTGTCCGATACGGTAGCTCATCTAAGCAGAGTCAGCACAGATTTGCAAAATATTGTACTGAAGCTGCGGATGGTTCCTGTAGATACAGTGTTTAACCGTTTCCCACGTATGATTCGTGACCTGGCTAAAACACTTGACAAAAAGATCGACCTGGTCATTTCAGGTGCCGAAACTGAACTTGATCGGACAGTAATCGATGAGATTGGCGATCCACTGGTGCATTTATTGCGTAACGCTGTTGACCATGGGGTTGAATCAATCGCAGAGCGTGTGGCAGCAGGAAAACCAGAAATGGGAACCGTTAACCTTCGCGCTTTCCATAGCGGAAACCATGTATTCATTGAAATTGAAGATGATGGAAAAGGCATTTATCGCGATAATCTTTTGAAAACAGCGATTAAGCGCGGAGTTGTCACCGAAGAACAAGGTGCCAAAATGAGCGATGATGAAGTCAACCAGCTGTTGTTTGCACCAGGCTTCAGTACCGCTGATAAAATCTCGGATATCTCCGGCCGTGGAGTAGGCTTGGATGTTGTGAAATCCAAAATCACTTCACTTGGTGGCAATGTTACGATTCATTCGACACCGGGGAAAGGCACCAACTTCTCTGTTCAATTACCATTGACCCTGTCCATCATCGCTGCGATGCTTGTCCGACTTGGATCCGAGAAGTATGCTGTTCCGTTGTCTTCCATTGTGGAGACAGCCATTGTACAGCGTGAACAGGTTCGCAACATTCATGGCAATAAAATGATCACGTTCCGCGAGTCCTTGGTTCCGTACCTTTCATTAAGCGAAGTTTTCGGAGTACCTGACTTCAATGATGCGGACGAACAGGAAACGGAAATTGTGGTCATCCGTAAAGGGGAGCGTCTTGCAGCTATCGCTGTTGAAGAATTTATTGGACAGAGTGAAATTGTTCTTAAATCGATGGGTACTTATCTTCCTGCCATTGAAGGGATCTCCGGTGCAACGATTCTGGGAGACGGACAAGTAGCTCTGATTCTTGACCCTAATGCATTTATTAAATAA
- a CDS encoding chemotaxis protein CheW has protein sequence MEEELKVIVFKLGSEEYGIEVDKVQTIERMMPITRVPKTFSFVKGVINLRGVVIPVIDLRGRFSLPETEYTDQTRIVIVGVDDMQVGFIVDSANDVIDIKRDAIDSPPEVVGGVKARYLRGVAKLEDARLLIMLNLNEVLNKSEIVQLESIEG, from the coding sequence ATGGAAGAAGAGTTGAAAGTCATTGTCTTTAAATTAGGATCCGAAGAGTATGGCATTGAGGTTGACAAGGTTCAAACCATTGAACGTATGATGCCAATTACCCGTGTTCCCAAGACATTCTCTTTTGTAAAAGGAGTTATTAACTTACGTGGTGTCGTTATTCCCGTTATCGATCTGCGCGGTCGCTTCTCTTTGCCGGAAACAGAATACACGGATCAAACACGTATCGTCATTGTAGGTGTGGATGACATGCAAGTAGGGTTTATCGTTGACTCCGCCAATGATGTTATTGATATTAAGCGTGATGCTATCGATAGTCCGCCTGAAGTGGTTGGTGGGGTTAAGGCAAGATATTTGCGCGGTGTAGCCAAGCTGGAGGATGCACGGTTGTTGATTATGCTTAACCTGAACGAAGTATTAAATAAAAGCGAGATTGTACAGCTGGAAAGTATTGAGGGCTAA
- a CDS encoding chemotaxis protein CheC — MDVLKEVGNIGAGNAATALSQLLNRPIDMGVPTVQMLPFEEVAEKVGGDERIVVTVFLRVEGEAPGNLFFMMAPEAAKMLLNRLAGFDLKEGLAFTEMEQSALSEIGNILAGSYLSSLADFTKLSMYPTVPGLAIDMAGAILSYGLLQFGEMGDDALLIDTSFFEGEDQVEGQFFLIPDPPSFAKIFESLGVPLDHD, encoded by the coding sequence ATGGATGTGCTCAAAGAGGTCGGTAACATTGGAGCAGGCAACGCCGCAACGGCGTTGTCTCAGCTCCTTAATAGACCGATTGACATGGGCGTTCCTACAGTACAGATGCTTCCTTTTGAAGAAGTTGCTGAAAAAGTGGGTGGAGATGAACGTATCGTTGTTACCGTATTTCTTCGTGTTGAAGGCGAAGCGCCAGGTAATCTGTTCTTTATGATGGCACCTGAAGCTGCCAAAATGCTGCTGAACCGTCTTGCCGGCTTTGACCTGAAGGAAGGTCTTGCATTCACGGAAATGGAACAATCGGCTCTATCCGAAATCGGTAATATTTTGGCAGGCTCATACCTTTCCTCTTTGGCAGATTTTACAAAGCTATCTATGTATCCAACCGTTCCTGGACTTGCTATTGATATGGCAGGAGCCATTTTGAGTTATGGTCTGTTGCAGTTTGGTGAAATGGGTGATGATGCATTATTGATTGACACGTCTTTCTTTGAAGGTGAAGATCAGGTAGAGGGTCAATTTTTCCTGATTCCGGATCCGCCGTCATTTGCAAAGATATTTGAATCTTTAGGGGTGCCACTGGATCATGATTGA
- a CDS encoding chemotaxis protein CheD, whose translation MIEDKSVVKVGMADLNIAHLPGVIRTTGLGSCVGLTMYDPHLKLAGMAHVMLPTSEIAREGSLNKAKYADTALPELLQRMIQLGASRSRIVSKMAGGSQMFAFSGAGDTMRIGPRNADSCREWLDKLGIPLLAEDTGGNYGRTIEMDCETGLLTIRSVQMGVKEL comes from the coding sequence ATGATTGAGGACAAAAGCGTCGTTAAAGTCGGTATGGCGGATTTGAACATTGCTCATCTACCCGGCGTAATCCGTACGACTGGCTTGGGCTCTTGTGTGGGATTAACAATGTATGATCCGCATTTGAAGCTTGCCGGAATGGCGCATGTCATGCTCCCCACTTCAGAGATTGCTCGTGAAGGAAGTTTGAACAAAGCCAAATATGCAGACACGGCATTGCCCGAATTGTTACAAAGAATGATACAACTGGGTGCTTCTCGTTCACGTATTGTATCCAAAATGGCTGGAGGCTCTCAAATGTTTGCCTTTTCGGGGGCAGGGGATACGATGCGTATCGGACCAAGGAATGCGGATTCTTGTAGAGAATGGTTAGATAAGCTTGGAATTCCACTTCTTGCCGAAGATACAGGCGGGAATTATGGAAGAACGATTGAAATGGATTGTGAAACTGGACTCTTGACTATTCGAAGTGTCCAAATGGGTGTAAAGGAACTATAA
- a CDS encoding FliA/WhiG family RNA polymerase sigma factor, giving the protein MNERKASHLNHADLWEKWKEQGDLEAKKSLIEKYLHIVNYVSGRLAVGLPKNVPKDDLESNGVMGLIDALEKFDYERGLQFETYASWRVRGAILDGLRQGDWVPRSVREKAKRIEDAYQQLEQTYLRSVSDEEMSQYLDVSTKDFQHMLQEVAVMSLCSLEDPIREEESETRLSLMVDEKAKNPDYKVNEFYLKDALVQGLEKLTVKERTVVSLLYYEDLSLSEIAEVMSLSPSRISQLHSKAILRLRGTLDKQKDLLMRKD; this is encoded by the coding sequence TTGAACGAGCGTAAAGCTTCGCATTTGAACCACGCTGACTTGTGGGAAAAGTGGAAAGAACAGGGCGATCTGGAAGCTAAGAAAAGTTTAATCGAAAAGTATCTTCACATTGTAAACTATGTATCCGGGCGTTTGGCTGTCGGTCTACCCAAAAATGTCCCGAAAGATGACCTGGAGAGCAACGGAGTCATGGGTTTGATTGATGCGTTGGAGAAATTTGACTATGAACGTGGTTTGCAATTTGAAACGTACGCATCCTGGAGGGTGCGTGGTGCAATCCTTGATGGGTTGCGTCAGGGAGATTGGGTTCCTCGTTCCGTGCGGGAGAAAGCCAAGCGGATCGAAGATGCTTACCAGCAGTTAGAACAGACATATTTACGCTCTGTTAGTGATGAAGAAATGAGTCAGTATCTCGACGTGTCTACGAAAGATTTTCAGCATATGCTTCAGGAAGTGGCAGTTATGTCACTTTGCTCGCTAGAAGACCCGATCCGGGAAGAAGAGTCGGAGACTCGTCTTTCATTAATGGTTGACGAAAAAGCCAAAAATCCGGATTATAAAGTCAATGAGTTCTACTTAAAAGATGCTCTGGTGCAAGGCCTGGAAAAATTAACGGTCAAAGAAAGAACGGTTGTTTCACTCTTATATTATGAAGACCTGTCTCTTAGTGAAATTGCTGAGGTAATGTCTCTTTCTCCGTCACGCATCTCGCAGTTACACTCAAAGGCTATTTTGAGGTTACGTGGAACACTGGATAAACAGAAAGACTTGCTTATGCGTAAAGATTAA
- a CDS encoding DUF342 domain-containing protein, which translates to MTQQTVLEQCLSIVLSDDKSTAYLEFSKQEEGFSCTPEELEKYIASQGIKYGVLREALLVFASHPETYVKDRYKIAEGIKPLQGTDGFIKVLVGMDDSNERRPLEAEDGKVDYKEVTRLNNVRTGQIIAERVPPVDGTAGKAVTGEEIPFRPGKEARFKVGKNVVVNPEGSAMYAALDGLVTKTDGNKLNVFPVYEINGDVDYNTGNIDFVGTVVIRGNVLTGFKVKAAGDIRVVGGVEGAELEAGGSVEITGGIIGYNKGLIQAGHNVKCTFIQEGNVDAAENVLVSQSIMHSTIRAGNAVICEGTKGLIVGGSIQAGENVSARVVGNSMSTVTSIEVGVLPKLRNELNDLRKEVREQMDALDKTKKALTLLDQLAAAGQLSPDKMSMRIKLSATQKSALRLSEETKTRIFEIEKVLEDTSRARVDIHKMIYGGSRIVIGRYTKFIKDPISRISFYYHDGDITMVPFV; encoded by the coding sequence TTGACACAGCAGACTGTTCTGGAACAGTGTTTGAGCATTGTTTTATCAGATGATAAAAGTACCGCCTACCTTGAGTTTTCCAAACAGGAAGAGGGTTTTTCCTGTACACCGGAAGAGCTCGAAAAATATATAGCGAGTCAGGGTATTAAGTATGGTGTGCTGCGCGAAGCGTTGCTTGTTTTTGCAAGTCATCCTGAAACGTATGTGAAGGATCGATATAAGATCGCTGAAGGTATTAAACCGCTACAGGGAACGGATGGATTCATCAAGGTACTGGTTGGTATGGACGATTCTAATGAACGGCGTCCTCTGGAGGCAGAGGATGGAAAAGTGGATTACAAAGAAGTGACCCGCTTAAACAATGTTCGAACAGGTCAAATTATTGCCGAACGAGTTCCTCCTGTGGACGGCACAGCGGGGAAGGCTGTAACTGGTGAAGAAATACCGTTTCGTCCAGGGAAAGAAGCACGGTTCAAAGTGGGAAAAAATGTTGTCGTTAACCCGGAAGGGTCTGCCATGTATGCCGCTCTGGATGGATTGGTTACCAAAACCGATGGCAACAAATTGAATGTGTTTCCGGTATACGAGATCAATGGCGATGTGGATTATAACACTGGTAACATTGATTTTGTGGGTACCGTTGTCATCCGCGGCAATGTGCTTACCGGTTTTAAAGTAAAAGCAGCGGGGGATATACGTGTCGTCGGAGGTGTCGAGGGGGCGGAGTTGGAAGCAGGTGGCTCTGTCGAAATTACCGGCGGTATTATTGGTTATAACAAAGGGCTTATACAAGCAGGGCATAATGTAAAATGCACCTTTATTCAAGAAGGTAACGTCGATGCGGCTGAAAATGTCCTGGTATCCCAAAGTATTATGCATTCAACGATTCGTGCAGGTAATGCGGTAATTTGTGAAGGCACAAAAGGACTTATCGTTGGCGGTTCCATCCAGGCTGGTGAAAACGTCTCGGCACGCGTCGTTGGCAACAGCATGTCTACTGTGACTTCCATTGAAGTCGGGGTATTGCCTAAGCTCCGCAATGAGCTGAATGACTTGCGGAAGGAAGTCAGGGAGCAGATGGATGCCTTAGATAAAACGAAAAAGGCATTGACATTATTGGATCAGTTAGCTGCTGCAGGCCAACTGAGTCCGGATAAAATGTCCATGCGAATCAAACTGAGTGCTACACAAAAATCTGCCCTTCGTCTTAGTGAGGAAACGAAAACGCGTATCTTTGAAATTGAGAAGGTACTTGAAGATACAAGCAGGGCTCGCGTCGATATTCATAAGATGATTTATGGTGGCTCTAGAATAGTTATCGGCAGATACACCAAATTTATTAAAGATCCGATTAGTAGAATATCTTTTTATTATCATGACGGAGATATAACAATGGTTCCATTCGTTTAA
- the rpsB gene encoding 30S ribosomal protein S2 encodes MAVISMKQLLEAGVHFGHQTRRWNPKMDRYIFTERNGIYIIDLQKTVKKVEEAYNFVKGIAGENGTILFVGTKKQAQDSVKEEAERAGQFYINQRWLGGTLTNFSTIQKRIDRLKQLEVWEEDGTFAVLPKKEVILLRKEKDRLEKFLGGIKNMKGLPSALFIIDPRKERIAVAEARKLGIPIVGIVDTNCDPDEIDYVIPGNDDAIRAVKLLTGKMADAVIEANQGEETSA; translated from the coding sequence ATGGCAGTAATCTCCATGAAGCAGCTTCTCGAAGCTGGGGTACACTTCGGTCACCAAACTCGTCGTTGGAACCCAAAAATGGATCGTTATATCTTCACTGAAAGAAACGGAATTTACATCATCGATTTGCAAAAAACGGTGAAAAAAGTCGAAGAGGCTTACAACTTCGTTAAAGGAATCGCAGGAGAGAATGGTACAATTCTTTTCGTGGGTACTAAGAAACAAGCTCAAGATTCCGTTAAAGAAGAAGCTGAACGCGCTGGTCAATTCTACATTAACCAACGTTGGCTCGGCGGTACTCTGACTAACTTCTCAACTATTCAAAAACGTATTGATCGTTTGAAACAGTTGGAAGTTTGGGAAGAAGACGGTACTTTCGCTGTATTGCCTAAAAAAGAAGTTATCTTGCTTCGCAAAGAAAAAGATCGTCTGGAGAAATTCTTGGGCGGTATTAAAAATATGAAAGGCCTGCCAAGCGCCCTGTTCATCATCGATCCACGCAAAGAGCGTATCGCTGTTGCGGAAGCTCGCAAATTGGGTATCCCAATTGTAGGTATCGTTGATACTAACTGCGATCCGGATGAAATCGATTATGTTATCCCAGGTAATGACGACGCAATCCGCGCCGTTAAGCTGTTGACAGGTAAAATGGCTGATGCCGTTATCGAAGCTAACCAAGGCGAAGAAACTTCCGCTTAA
- the tsf gene encoding translation elongation factor Ts — MAVNASAVKELREKTGAGMLDCKKALEEANGDITKAAELLREKGLSAAASKAGRAATEGVVESYIHAGGRIGVLVEVNCETDFVGKTDQFKDFVKDIAMQIAAASPKFVTREEVPTEELEKEKEILKAQALNEGKPEKIVEKMVEGRIGKYYEEFCLLEQTFVKDPDKTISQLLNEKISQIGENISIRRFVRYELGEGLEKKVDNFVEEVMSQVNK; from the coding sequence ATGGCAGTTAATGCGAGTGCAGTAAAAGAACTCCGTGAAAAAACGGGCGCAGGTATGCTCGATTGCAAAAAAGCTCTGGAAGAAGCAAACGGTGACATCACGAAAGCAGCTGAATTGCTTCGTGAAAAAGGTCTGTCAGCAGCAGCAAGCAAAGCTGGCCGTGCAGCAACTGAAGGCGTTGTAGAATCTTATATCCACGCTGGTGGTCGTATTGGTGTACTGGTAGAAGTGAACTGCGAAACGGACTTCGTAGGTAAAACAGATCAATTCAAAGATTTCGTTAAGGACATCGCTATGCAAATCGCAGCAGCGAGCCCGAAATTTGTTACTCGTGAAGAAGTTCCTACAGAAGAGCTGGAAAAAGAGAAAGAAATCTTGAAAGCTCAAGCTCTGAACGAAGGCAAACCAGAAAAAATCGTTGAGAAAATGGTTGAAGGCCGTATCGGTAAATATTACGAAGAATTCTGCCTGTTGGAGCAAACCTTTGTTAAAGATCCTGACAAAACAATCTCCCAACTGTTGAATGAAAAAATCAGCCAAATCGGTGAAAACATCTCCATCCGTCGTTTCGTTCGTTACGAACTGGGTGAAGGTCTTGAGAAAAAAGTAGACAACTTCGTAGAAGAAGTTATGTCCCAAGTAAACAAATAA
- the pyrH gene encoding UMP kinase — protein sequence MEQPVFKRVVLKVSGESLSGQNGYGIDAETISSIAQQVKEVVELGVQVAIVCGGGNIWRGIAGSENGIDRATADYMGMLATVMNSLALQDALEQIEVPTRVQTSIAMQQIAEPYIRRRAIRHLEKGRVVIFAAGTGNPFFSTDTTAALRAAEIEAEVILMAKNKVDGVYSADPFKDSTAVKFDQLTYMDILNKDLGVMDSTASSLCKDNNIPLIVFAITEQGNIKRVVLGERIGTIVKGSVD from the coding sequence TTGGAACAGCCAGTATTTAAACGTGTTGTCTTAAAGGTCAGCGGAGAGTCTCTTTCCGGTCAAAATGGCTACGGTATTGATGCAGAGACGATCTCGTCGATTGCCCAGCAAGTAAAAGAAGTAGTTGAACTAGGTGTGCAGGTTGCTATCGTATGTGGCGGCGGAAACATCTGGCGCGGAATTGCAGGTAGCGAAAACGGCATCGACAGAGCGACTGCGGATTATATGGGGATGCTGGCGACGGTTATGAACTCGCTCGCGCTGCAAGATGCACTGGAACAGATCGAAGTGCCTACACGCGTACAGACATCGATTGCCATGCAGCAGATCGCTGAACCTTATATTCGTCGTAGAGCTATTCGTCATCTGGAGAAAGGCCGGGTCGTTATTTTTGCAGCAGGTACAGGTAACCCGTTCTTCTCCACCGATACAACAGCAGCACTGCGCGCAGCAGAGATCGAAGCAGAAGTCATCTTGATGGCCAAAAATAAAGTTGATGGTGTATACTCAGCAGATCCGTTTAAAGACAGCACTGCTGTCAAGTTTGATCAGTTGACTTACATGGATATACTTAACAAAGATCTTGGTGTAATGGACTCAACGGCGTCCTCACTTTGTAAGGATAACAACATTCCGTTGATCGTATTTGCCATTACGGAACAAGGTAACATCAAACGTGTTGTTCTTGGTGAACGCATCGGGACAATCGTTAAAGGGAGTGTAGATTAA